The Bartonella australis AUST/NH1 genome contains the following window.
GTTAAATCTTTTTAAGGAAAAAAGGGGCGACCTTTTAGCTTTGAAAATCAAGGAGCAAAGAGCTTGAAGACGAATAAATCCGTGAGTATAGCCAGTACTCTTAGTGGAATTTTATTTATGGCGTCGGTGTTTTTTTTGTCATCTTTTGCACAAGCTAAAATGTCGGGGATATTACCCCTTTTTTTTAACGCGCGTGAAAATTTGGTGCAACCGGACATAACGGGCGTAACTCGCTTACGCTTTGTGACGACCTTTGATTTTCCTCCTTTTAATTTCCTTGACGAAACAGGACGCGTTGCAGGTTATAATATCGATTTACTGCGTGCTATTTGTGTAAAATTGAACCTCGAAAGAGTGTGTGAGGTGGAAGTTATTCCTTGGGAAGAATTAATAGATCACGTTAAAAACGGGGGAGCAGAAGCAATTATTGCTGGTTTAAAAGAAACAAAAGAAACGTCTCAAGATCTCATTTTTACACAAACTTATTTGCGTTTTCCTGCTCGATTTGTTGCTCATCAATTTTTTGATTTTGATGAATCAATAAATGACAAAATTATACGTCTAAAGAGTGGATTTTTGACCAAAAGTGCGCACGAAAAATTATTTCGTAATTATTTCCCTAAAGCCAAATGGCAAGGATTTAGTGACAGAGCGGCGCTTTATAAAGCGTTACAGAATCGCGAAATTGATCTTATTTTCGACGATGGGCTAGCTTTATCTCTATGGTTAAATGATTCACAATCGGCAGGTTGCTGCCATTTTATTGGGGGCGCTTATATGGCTCCACAATTGTTAGGAAGTGGAATGCAGATTGCCGTTGCAAAAAAGAATGCAAAATTAGTTGACATGATGAATTATGCTTTGCGATCTTTAGAGCGTGATGGCAAACTTACAGAGCTCTATTTGCGTTACTTTCCGATCAGTTTTTACTGATGAATAATTCCCTTAGATGATTGCTGCTAACCTATCATTTCCCAATCGATAGGAGATGGCTTCTGCAAGATGATGACGCGAAAGATGAGTTTCTGCATCGAGATCAGCGATGGTACGGGCAACTTTAAGGATACGGTGATAAGCACGCGCAGAAAGGTGCATTTTTTCGCTAACATCCTTCAGTAAGGCCATAGCATTTTTATCAGGAACAGCAATTTTCTCAATAATCTTGGCCGGGCAATCACCATTAGTGCGGATATGGGGGAGACTCAATGTGGTAAAACGTTTAGTTTGAATAGCGCGGGCTTGCGCAACGCGTTTTGCTACATTACAGCTTTTCTCTGACTGCTCTGGTTGCATAAGGTCCATGGCCGTTAAAGCAGGGACATCAATGCGTAAATCAATTCTATCGAGTAAAGGGCCGGAAATACGAGCTTGATAATCAGTTTGACAGCGCGTTCCTTTGGCGCAAACATGGCCTTTTTCACCTGCCATGCCGCATCGGCAAGGATTCATCGCCGCAATGAGTTGGATACGAGCAGGATAGGTGATATGATGATTAGCGCGGGCAATGACACATTCCCCGCTTTCTAGAGGTTGGCGAAGAGAGTCGAGGACTTGCGGGGAAAATTCAGGCAATTCATCAAGAAATAAAACGCCGTTGTGGGCGAGAGATACTTCTCCTGGCCGCCCTTTGAGGCCGCCGCCGATCATTGCGGCCATAGAAGCAGAATGATGGGGGGAACGAAAGGGACAGTGGAGTGAAAGAGCGTTATGCGTTGTCGCTCCTACGATAGAGGCAATTAAAGAAACGTCTAAAAGTTCACGGCTATCGAGGAGCGGTAAAATGGAAGGTAAGCATTGGGCTAGCATAGATTTACCTGCGCCGGGGGGACCCACAAATAGGAGGTTATGCCGCCCAGCTGCACAAACTTCTAAGGCACGTTTAGCGGTTTTTTGTCCTTTAATTTCGGAAAGATCAGGTAGTCCAGTTTGGACCGTGTATTGGCGTGGTTGCGGCCGTTTTTGAATCTGAATTCCTTTAAAATGATTGATTATAGTGAGAAGAGTATCAGGTGCGACGATATCCATCTCTGCATTTGCCCATGCAGCTTCAGGACCGCACTGATAGGGACAGATCAATCCTTTGTTTAACGATGAAGCTGTCATTGCAGTTGGTAAAACGCCATTAACAGCAGCAATAGATCCATCTAATGATAATTCACCCAAAATGATGTAATTTTGCACCACTTCGGGGGGAAGGAGTTCCATAGCGAGCATTAAGCCTATGGCAATTGGCAGATCATAATGCGACCCTTCTTTAGGCAAATCAGCTGGCGCAAGATTGACGGTAACCCGTTTATTAGGCATAGAA
Protein-coding sequences here:
- a CDS encoding transporter substrate-binding domain-containing protein; this translates as MASVFFLSSFAQAKMSGILPLFFNARENLVQPDITGVTRLRFVTTFDFPPFNFLDETGRVAGYNIDLLRAICVKLNLERVCEVEVIPWEELIDHVKNGGAEAIIAGLKETKETSQDLIFTQTYLRFPARFVAHQFFDFDESINDKIIRLKSGFLTKSAHEKLFRNYFPKAKWQGFSDRAALYKALQNREIDLIFDDGLALSLWLNDSQSAGCCHFIGGAYMAPQLLGSGMQIAVAKKNAKLVDMMNYALRSLERDGKLTELYLRYFPISFY
- a CDS encoding YifB family Mg chelatase-like AAA ATPase, which produces MVARVTTVAFRGLEAVPVDVQVMITSGKIGMAIVGLADKAIAESRERVQAALRACGLSMPNKRVTVNLAPADLPKEGSHYDLPIAIGLMLAMELLPPEVVQNYIILGELSLDGSIAAVNGVLPTAMTASSLNKGLICPYQCGPEAAWANAEMDIVAPDTLLTIINHFKGIQIQKRPQPRQYTVQTGLPDLSEIKGQKTAKRALEVCAAGRHNLLFVGPPGAGKSMLAQCLPSILPLLDSRELLDVSLIASIVGATTHNALSLHCPFRSPHHSASMAAMIGGGLKGRPGEVSLAHNGVLFLDELPEFSPQVLDSLRQPLESGECVIARANHHITYPARIQLIAAMNPCRCGMAGEKGHVCAKGTRCQTDYQARISGPLLDRIDLRIDVPALTAMDLMQPEQSEKSCNVAKRVAQARAIQTKRFTTLSLPHIRTNGDCPAKIIEKIAVPDKNAMALLKDVSEKMHLSARAYHRILKVARTIADLDAETHLSRHHLAEAISYRLGNDRLAAII